Below is a window of Wenzhouxiangella sp. XN201 DNA.
GTGATTTGCCGTAGCCGGCGACCCGCTTGCGACGGGCTTCCATGTTCGCGGACTTGCGATCGGTCAGTGCCCGTGCCAGGGCATCCAGGAACTTGCCAATATCGGCCTGGATGGCCAGGTCAGTGGGCTTGTTGAGGCCCAGCATGCGGGCATCCAGGTCAACCTGGATGGTGGTCTGCTCGGCCGGCTTGCGCCAGTAGGGCGGCTTGCCCCACCAATCAGTCTCGCCCACGCGCGAGCCCAGGATCAGTACGGTATCGGCTTCGTTGCGCACCTGGTGGTTGAGCTTGACGTGCGGCATGGGCATGGCCAGTGGTGAGTCTTCGCCGATGACGCCACGTGCGGCCCAGCTGGTGGTCACTGGCGCGTGAAGCTGCTCGGCCACGCGCTCGAGTGCGTCGAAGGCTTGCGCATGGATCACGCCGCTGCCGGCGTGAATCATTGGCGCTTCGGCGCGGGTCAGGAGCTCGGCGGCTTGTTCGACCTGCTCGGGCGTGGGTGCGGTCGGCTCGGAGTTGCGGTACTGGCGGGGTTCCCACAGGGCAGGCAGGGACTTGAACTTGCCGTTCATGATCGTTTCGGGCACGTCGACGTGGACCACGCCAGGCCTTCCGTCCCAGCAGGCGCGGAAGGCCTTCCGCATCTGTTCCGGAACGCGCTCCCAGGAAGAGACCGCCTGTGAGAACTTGCCGATCTCGCCGATCACGCCGGCCTGGTTGAAGCACTGGTAGGCGCCGCCACGGTCGGGATACATGATCTCGGGCCGGCGCGCGCTGGTGATGGCCAGCACGCGGTTGCCCTCGGCCTGCTCCACGACCAGGCCCGGCAGCAGGTTAGCGACACCCGGTCCGTTGGAAGCCATGCACACGCCCAGCCGCCCGGTCAGGCGCGCATAGGCTCCGGCCATGTGCGCCGCGCAGGTTTCGTGGCGTGGCGTGACGATTTCGATGCCGAGCCGGTCGAGCGCCGCGTAGAACCCGAAGTAAGTGCCGTCGATGATGCCGAAGACCTTTTCGACGCCTTCGGCCTGGAGCATGCGTGCGATCAATTCGCCGCCGTGGTGTTCGGCCATGCC
It encodes the following:
- a CDS encoding thiamine pyrophosphate-binding protein yields the protein MAEHHGGELIARMLQAEGVEKVFGIIDGTYFGFYAALDRLGIEIVTPRHETCAAHMAGAYARLTGRLGVCMASNGPGVANLLPGLVVEQAEGNRVLAITSARRPEIMYPDRGGAYQCFNQAGVIGEIGKFSQAVSSWERVPEQMRKAFRACWDGRPGVVHVDVPETIMNGKFKSLPALWEPRQYRNSEPTAPTPEQVEQAAELLTRAEAPMIHAGSGVIHAQAFDALERVAEQLHAPVTTSWAARGVIGEDSPLAMPMPHVKLNHQVRNEADTVLILGSRVGETDWWGKPPYWRKPAEQTTIQVDLDARMLGLNKPTDLAIQADIGKFLDALARALTDRKSANMEARRKRVAGYGKSLESDRADWNKALDDDSVPMHPAHVAATCNEVFDADSPIVADGGNTAIWAMFYHRARIPNRVLSTFKFGMLGAGVAQALGAAVALTDKPVCCIIGDGAFGFHPQEIETAVRNKLKVVYVVLCDKQWGMVKMNQQFALKPLKTLMFKSLKPEETIKADLGEIAFDKVAEAMGAHGERVADPADLKGALLRAIECDGCAVVHVDVDPVKHMWAPGLMHFKKMHEEPKG